Proteins from a genomic interval of Arachis hypogaea cultivar Tifrunner chromosome 10, arahy.Tifrunner.gnm2.J5K5, whole genome shotgun sequence:
- the LOC112715689 gene encoding large ribosomal subunit protein uL3c produces MSIMSICSAISGCYWRSPDLLSNRESKSFLKVKAGSSRRPRRAVVTMSMEAGVGVMGTKLGMMSYFQADGEVVPVTVVGFKEGNIVTQVKTEATDGYSAVQVGYQRVRDRKLTKPEMGHLQKAGAIAMRHLQEFRLLSVDAFQPNQRLVFDQIFQEGDLVDVSGTTIGKGFQGGIKRHNFKRGLMTHGSKSHRQLGSIGAGTTPGRVYKGKKMPGRMGGTKRKIRKLKIVKIDKDLNVVMIKGAVPGKPGNLLRITPAKIVGKNIPKN; encoded by the exons ATGTCAATAATGTCGATTTGTTCAGCGATATCAGGGTGTTACTGGCGGAGCCCAGATTTGTTGAGCAATCGGGAGTCGAAGTCGTTTCTGAAAGTGAAAGCGGGGAGCAGCAGGAGGCCGAGAAGAGCGGTGGTGACGATGAGCATGGAGGCTGGAGTTGGAGTGATGGGCACGAAGCTGGGCATGATGAGCTACTTCCAGGCCGACGGAGAGGTGGTCCCTGTGACGGTGGTGGGCTTCAAGGAAGGCAATATCGTGACGCAGGTGAAGACGGAAGCAACTGACGGATACAGTGCAGTCCAGGTCGGGTACCAAAGGGTGAGGGACAGAAAATTGACTAAACCCGAAATGGGTCATCTCCAGAAGGCTGGTGCCATCGCCATGCGCCATCTTCAGGAGTTTCGCCTTCTCTCCGTCGACGCTTTTCAGCCCAACCAGCGTCTCGTCTTCGACCAAATCTTCCAGGAGGGCGATCTTGTTGACGTCTCCGGCACCACCATCGGCAAGGGTTTCCAAG GTGGAATCAAGCGTCACAACTTCAAGAGGGGTCTAATGACCCATGGTTCTAAGAGTCACAGACAACTAGGATCAATCGGTGCTGGAACTACACCTGGCCGTGTATACAAGGGAAAGAAGATGCCTGGTAGGATGGGAGGAACCAAGAGGAAGATTAGAAAGCTTAAGATTGTCAAAATTGATAAGGATCTTAATGTGGTTATGATCAAAGGTGCTGTCCCTGGTAAGCCAGGGAATCTTCTGCGAATAACTCCAGCCAAGATTGTTGGAAAGAACATTCCAAAAAATTAA
- the LOC112717636 gene encoding uncharacterized protein encodes MEILKSNPGSTARIDVKPIPQSLPVFDKIYICFEGCKQGFKSGCRPFIHLDGAFLKTYHGCQLLSAVAQDANNQFYVVAFAVARSETKESWKWFLTLLQEDLGDASQFSWNFMSDQQKGLLLALKEVMPRAHHRNCVMHIWKNFINRFKDMYIRDIVWECARCTTEPEFKEKMDRLKGVNNAAWEYLMKFEPTTWVKAYFSHGPKVDNLTNNMCEVFNAKVVKYRVKPVLTMCEEIRCYLMRRMTKHIRLLEHHSGKLAPVQEKRLQMKIKPSSRWIAEWVGDNERKRFEVTRKKTKVNVDLIKHTCSCNTWQLIGMPCIHAIAAIRKRHDQVQDYLRPALPPIKRSIGQPKVHNRNKDPAEAHIQGEKMKRSFQVTCSKCNEKGHNYKTCKGAPSNPNWKPKKKKPKKTVDNSQAMVLFPLSQSAPQPEDQNQSQGETLGEPSAGEAAESAPVPTPFMAQSSAPAQTPFRPPSQLPRMDQPDSNAAAHTFRPKQPIVRPPTSVNPPPNPTPHTQKTPTSRGTSKETMKAATSATKRILKPQKK; translated from the exons ATGGAGATTCTCAAGAGTAATCCTGGATCAACAGCAAGAATTGATGTGAAGCCTATCCCTCAGTCCCTTCCTGTCTTTGATAAGATATATATCTGCTTCGAGGGCTGCAAGCAAGGCTTCAAGAGTGGATGTAGGCCTTTCATCCATCTAGACGGGGCCTTTCTTAAGACATACCATGGATGCCAGTTACTGTCAGCAGTGGCACAGGATGCCAACAATCAGTTCTATGTTGTGGCATTTGCTGTTGCAAGATCTGAGACGAAGGAGTCATGGAAATGGTTCTTGACACTACTTCAGGAAGACCTGGGTGATGCCTCCCAATTCAGTTGGAACTTTATGTCTGACCAGCAAAAG GGCCTGCTACTAGCATTAAAAGAGGTAATGCCCAGGGCGCATCATAGAAACTGCGTAATGCATATATGGAAGAACTTTATTAATCGGTTCAAAGACATGTACATTAGAGACATTGTGTGGGAGTGTGCTAGGTGTACAACTGAACCAGAATTCAAGGAGAAAATGGATAGGCTGAAGGGGGTTAACAATGCGGCATGGGaatatttgatgaaatttgaaccTACCACCTGGGTTAAAGCCTATTTTAGTCATGGACCCAAGGTGGATAACCTGACTAATAATATGTGTGAAGTGTTCAATGCAAAGGTAGTAAAATACAGAGTAAAACCTGTTTTGACAATGTGTGAGGAGATTAGGTGCTACTTAATGAGAAGGATGACCAAGCACATTAGATTGTTAGAACATCATAGTGGTAAGTTAGCACCAGTTCAAGAGAAAAGGTTGCAGATGAAGATAAAACCAAGCAGTAGGTGGATAGCTGAGTGGGTGGGGGACAATGAAAGAAAGAGGTTTGAGGTAACCAGAAAGAAGACGAAAGTGAATGTGGATCTAATCAAGCACACCTGTTCATGCAACACATGGCAATTGATTG GCATGCCGTGCATACATGCTATTGCTGCTATCAGAAAGAGGCATGACCAGGTTCAGGATTAC CTGAGGCCTGCCCTGCCACCTATCAAACGGTCTATTGGGCAGCCAAAGGTGCACAACCGCAACAAGGACCCTGCTGAGGCTCATATTCAAGGAGAAAAGATGAAAAGAAGCTTCCAGGTTACATGTAGCAAGTGCAACGAGAAAGGGCATAATTATAAAACTTGTAAAGGAGCTCCAAGCAACCCCAACTGGAAACCAAAGAAGAAAAAACCCAAGAAGACAGTTGACAACTCACAAGCTATGGTGCTGTTTCCCCTTTCACAATCAGCCCCTCAACCAGAG GATCAAAATCAATCACAGGGTGAAACATTGGGTGAACCTAGTGCTGGGGAGGCAGCTGAGTCTGCACCAGTTCCTACACCATTTATGGCCCAATCTTCAGCTCCAGCACAAACTCCATTCAGACCTCCATCCCAACTGCCAAGAATGGACCAACCAGACTCCAATGCTGCTGCACATACTTTCAGACCCAAGCAACCAATTGTTCGACCACCAACAAGTGTAAATCCACCACCAAATCCAACACCACACACACAAAAAACTCCAACTAGCAGGGGAACCTCGAAGGAGACCATGAAAGCGGCTACCAGTGCCACAAAGAGAATTCTCAAGCCTCAGAAGAAGTGA